The following nucleotide sequence is from Geotrypetes seraphini chromosome 10, aGeoSer1.1, whole genome shotgun sequence.
ttttttcttgaaggtaaagtaaCCACAAGAATTCCAGACACCTCCATGGAATCAGCCCAGCAGGCCATTAGTCAATAACTCCAACTGCTCTCTGTTATTtgaattaatttagtttatttcttgaaaccaactacccttggaagtgattgattccttCTCCTCTCACATTGTGGACTTTAATCATAGTTACTATGtgttattattttataattaatatttgttttccttattggattgttatatttcctttcaagtattgattgatttgttaatttgtaaaggtataaataaaaaaataaaaaaagattgtgcatgatcagcctggatcaatactcgacctaaatttaacacaaatcattcaataaaagttaaagaaagttattactcaataaaactttaagaaaaagatgtactttccatttcccctcgtagttcttactggatcttcgtctctgttttgtttttgcttaatttgcttaacagctgatcacatccaagtaaatgacagaaggttcattaaaaatgggggggggggaatcctccaactttattgggttaaaatttaatttgacacttaattttcatggtggtagatcactggcacTTTTGGCTGGAAAAAGTAGATCATGACCTGTTCGATGTTGGACATGCctattttagagcaaagaacttgtcgggataggattagggattgcactaaaattcgGAAAGCCTCTGTTTCGAAGTATTTTCTGACAGATCTtggctttctcatcacaaggaaagattgttttattatcgATTGTACCtggctcttcatggataggtggttatcaatttcgACTCCTAAAACTCGGAATTGTAGTTCTGATGGCGAGCCTGTGTCATCTACTATAATCCTTGGAGTATAGCATGGGTCAGTTGAGAGTCCTAGCCagaggaatttggttttgttcttatttagtttgaggtgaTTGGTCGAGGTCCAGAtttctatgatgtggacacactttttttttacagtgggGTGTTGGCTAATGTAGCCGTTAAGCTGTTTGCATAGGAAATGTCTATAAAGATTATTCAATAGCTGAatcatttatgtgcataactCTCATTTTTATACAACAGATGATGGATTTGGGAACAACAGTAAGAGAATGAGAGAGATTGAAGGACAGCAGATGGTGGAATGGAAACACAGAGACCCCTCCAGAGCAAGCACAGATCTTTTAACTTATTGTGTGGGAGGTATGAGTAAAGTTACACCACTCAGCATGAAAGAAAATCTTCAGAATGGAGATAGGCATAATACATGTACTGAACAAGGGATAAATTTCAACCATTTCTCAAATCTTTTGCAAAATCAAAGACTCAATAGAGAGAGACTGTTTCATAGCACTGCAAACGAGGAAAGATTCTCTGAGTATTCAGAGcttacagaagaaaaaaaaaatcaaaaccacaACTCTTTTCAATGTACTGAATGTGACAAATGTTTTACATATAAATCGCAGCTTGTAATTCATCAGAAGGTTCACAAAGGGGAAAAACCATCAAAATGTTCTGTACGCAATAACAACTTCAGTCAGACATTTCATGTGAAAAATCATGAATTAACCAACACTAGAGAGATACAAGTGTATGAAATGAACCTCAAGGGAAtgaagatatttaaatgtctaatATGTGATAAAAGCTTCCATCAAAAAAAGTAATCTCAAAACTCATGAAaaaatccattctggagagaaaccatataaatgttctcaatgtgataaaagcttcaatcaAAAAAGTAAACTCAGAAGACATGAAAggatccacactggagaaaaaccacaTACATGTTCTCAATGTAATAAAAGGTTCATTCAAAAATATACACTCAGagttcatgaaagaatccacattggagaaaaaccatataaatgttctcaatgtgataaACGCTTCAATGACTCAAGTGATTTCAGAAgacatgaaagaatccacactggaaaGAAGCCATATAAATGTTTtcaatgtgataaaagcttcattCAGAAAAATCACCTCAGagttcatgaaagaatccacagtggagaaaaaccatataaatgttttcAATGTGATAAAAGTTTCAATGACCTAAGTACTTTCAGAACTCATGAAAGACTCCACagtggagaaaaaccatataaatgttcagaatgtgataaaagcttcaatcaAAAATGTAATCTCAGAaaacatgaaagaatccacactggagagaaaccatacaaatgttctcaatgtgataaaagcttcaatgACCTAAGTACGCTCAGAACACATGAAAGAATACACACTggggaaaaaccatataaatgtccagaatgtgataaaagcttcaatcaAAAATGTAATCTCAGAAcacatgaaagaatccacactggaaaGAAACTATATAAAGGTTCTCAATATGATAAATGCTTCAAGAGTTTATGAAAGAATTCATACTAGAAACAATATAAATTTTGAATGTGATAAAAATCTACAGTTACATACATAGCCTAAGAATTCATAAAGTAATCAACACTGAAGATATTCTAAAAGCTTCAATCACAAAAAATCATAAAGGAATCCACACAAGGACATATGTATTCTCAATATACCACTGACTAGATCTAAGAAAAGTTGAAAGCTCAGTATAGCATGGGTTGATTATAAATTGCTTTACAATATGCAAAATTAAAtgctaaatcagtggttcccaatcctgtcctggaggaccaccaggccaattgggttttcaggctagccctaatgaatatgcatggagcatttccattatatgcaaatctctctcatgcatattcattagggctagcctgaaaacccgattggcctggtggtcctccaggacagggttgggaaccactgtgctaaatTATAATGCAATTCTTCACAAAACAGCAATATATCAATACACCACATTTTTGCAATAAAactgtcccgcaaactttctcgagccatggcacactaaaggtagtggttCGAGGCACCTGCGAGTGCGCGGATATCGCCGTGATGACTTCACGCGcaagcgtgacatcatcatgccgATGTCTGTGTGAAGTCCCTCCAGGCGAGCCCtgagatgccgggggggggggagccagaagggaagagggccagagagaaggagagttgATGACGCCCactgattgcttacaggacgtgcctcttgccacgagaggcacgtcctgttggCACTCAGCtgatgccagcacctctcctcctccccagtgtaccgaggcacacctgaaatctcaggaggcacacagtttgagatacactgcaatAAAAAGCCCCCTAAGTCCCCTTATTCCCACccctaaaaataaaatattcccCCCTATTTAATATTCCATAGCTATTAAAGCAAAGTTTCCCTACTATATCGTCATAACTTCACCCATTAACCACTTATATTTTTGTTAAGCATCAATGTGTTTCCCCACTGAATGTACTCATCCCAAGTTTTATGAAACTATTGTATTTGTCCATTCTTTACTGCTGTAAGTTTCAGCATCAAGCAAGTAAAGTCACATGTTCGCAAAAACTGAAGCATGGGTGGAAGTTGTCTTTGTTTCCAATATAATGCAATTAATGATTTTcccattacaaaaaaaacaacaactttgctAACTTACGCTGGGATtctatgggcattggagcatttacctcactggcctgcgttaaaaacctctagcactgtTTAGTTAAAAGAGCGTTATAGCGTTCTGTAGTGATGTGAGGAGGCCTCATATGTGGCAAACAATATTTGGCCTCCAATGGATACGACTGCTTTgtaatttgtgtgtgtgtttgcaaAATCAAGAACGAAAAAGTTTGTATTTCCCTACATTTCCATCATAAACGGTAAAAAGTTCCCAGTTCTCCATAGT
It contains:
- the LOC117367661 gene encoding zinc finger protein 182-like produces the protein MSILVSDQTLVTFKDVAAYFWEVEWNILGEWQKELYKKVIKEVHGILLSRGYSIVNPDVIVKIKKEDEKYFTQNFEWAGKGNPHDPMKSLPIVTSVFSLSVKQEEDLPFMDPPELETSEQIHPPVTSSHNVTPDILIRFEQERFKTEPQEPEERGNLTPTATCEELQETDDGFGNNSKRMREIEGQQMVEWKHRDPSRASTDLLTYCVGGMSKVTPLSMKENLQNGDRHNTCTEQGINFNHFSNLLQNQRLNRERLFHSTANEERFSEYSELTEEKKNQNHNSFQCTECDKCFTYKSQLVIHQKVHKGEKPSKCSVRNNNFSQTFHVKNHELTNTREIQVYEMNLKGMKIFKCLICDKSFHQKK